A genomic window from Halobaculum sp. MBLA0147 includes:
- a CDS encoding FAD-dependent oxidoreductase produces the protein MSTLPDETPARDPESAVDTDVVVVGGGAAGLSAATFLARYGLDTTVFARGHSAIRQCAHLENYLGFPGGISPERFLALGRRQATHEGASVVDDLVEWVERVGEVYDDETTADEEDETGTATDGSAAADDATETGDSTERLCPARFRVQTQDDRTLHARYVLVASAYDGDYLEPLVDDLDREAEHGFVEAEAGRTPVEGLYAAGWLTRETVHQAIVNAGDGARAAVALARDDLRDRYWDALADIYVDWVVDDDRYGGEEWAADFDDWFDREMAPGAPDDVDDGELAEVREAAKESFLDRCVDESERAERERRGQELLLEELDDDVIREYVAGLDDEARAEEVI, from the coding sequence ATGTCGACGCTGCCCGACGAGACGCCGGCCCGCGACCCGGAGTCGGCCGTCGACACGGACGTGGTGGTCGTGGGCGGCGGCGCGGCGGGACTGTCGGCGGCGACGTTCCTCGCCCGCTACGGACTCGACACGACCGTGTTCGCCCGCGGTCACTCGGCGATCCGGCAGTGTGCCCACCTGGAGAACTACCTCGGGTTCCCCGGCGGGATCTCGCCCGAGCGGTTCCTGGCGCTCGGCCGGCGGCAGGCGACTCACGAGGGTGCCAGCGTCGTCGACGACCTCGTCGAGTGGGTCGAACGCGTCGGAGAGGTGTACGACGACGAGACGACGGCGGACGAGGAGGACGAGACAGGAACGGCGACCGACGGGTCTGCCGCTGCGGACGACGCGACCGAGACCGGCGACTCGACGGAACGACTCTGCCCCGCACGGTTCCGCGTCCAGACGCAGGACGACCGGACACTCCACGCGCGGTACGTCCTGGTCGCGAGCGCCTACGACGGCGACTACCTCGAACCGCTCGTCGACGACCTCGACCGGGAGGCCGAACACGGGTTCGTCGAGGCGGAGGCCGGACGGACGCCGGTCGAGGGACTGTACGCCGCCGGGTGGCTCACTCGAGAGACGGTCCACCAGGCGATCGTGAACGCGGGCGACGGGGCACGCGCTGCCGTCGCCCTGGCGCGCGACGACTTGCGGGACCGCTACTGGGACGCGTTGGCCGACATCTACGTCGACTGGGTCGTCGACGACGACCGCTACGGCGGCGAGGAGTGGGCGGCGGACTTCGACGACTGGTTCGACCGGGAGATGGCACCCGGTGCACCGGACGATGTCGACGACGGCGAGCTCGCCGAGGTGCGTGAGGCCGCCAAGGAGTCGTTCCTCGACCGGTGTGTCGACGAGTCGGAGCGTGCGGAACGAGAGCGTCGGGGGCAGGAACTCCTCTTGGAGGAGTTGGACGACGACGTGATCCGCGAGTACGTCGCGGGGCTCGACGACGAGGCACGAGCAGAGGAGGTGATCTGA
- a CDS encoding MBL fold metallo-hydrolase, with translation MDVTLLGTGDATGVPAALCDCEYCVGSAPRLRPAVLVEHDDTTVVLDVGPDLCDQLQRTDTYSVDAFFLTHFHRDHADGLLELLQTLRTGTEAAWNEDRDGHAFDLYMTETATEHLRDSFAYFLDTLDPQWDPDGTTVGGLAVDSFPVEHMRPEYETVGFLVRNGDSVLAYAPDMATFVGEPPTTDVDLFVCEGSPVVGGSHGTVEELRAAVDAVDADRTVLVNATEHGRREHTEELAARAREFGCELGADFDEYTLS, from the coding sequence ATGGACGTGACACTGCTGGGGACCGGCGACGCGACGGGTGTCCCCGCCGCGCTCTGTGACTGCGAGTACTGTGTCGGGAGTGCGCCCCGTCTTCGCCCCGCGGTGCTCGTCGAGCACGACGACACGACCGTCGTGCTCGACGTCGGGCCGGACCTCTGCGACCAACTCCAGCGGACGGACACGTACAGTGTCGACGCGTTCTTTCTGACACACTTCCACCGCGACCACGCGGACGGGTTGCTCGAACTGCTCCAGACGCTCCGTACCGGGACCGAGGCGGCCTGGAACGAGGATCGAGACGGTCACGCGTTCGACCTCTACATGACGGAGACGGCCACCGAGCACCTCCGGGACTCCTTCGCGTACTTTCTAGACACGCTCGATCCGCAGTGGGACCCGGACGGTACCACCGTCGGCGGCTTGGCGGTCGACTCGTTCCCCGTCGAACACATGCGACCGGAGTACGAGACCGTCGGGTTCCTCGTCCGAAACGGCGACAGCGTCCTCGCGTACGCGCCGGACATGGCGACGTTCGTGGGGGAGCCGCCGACTACCGACGTCGACCTCTTCGTCTGCGAGGGGTCTCCGGTCGTCGGAGGCAGCCACGGGACCGTCGAGGAACTCCGCGCCGCGGTCGACGCAGTCGACGCCGACCGGACGGTCCTAGTCAACGCCACGGAACACGGCCGTCGCGAACACACCGAGGAACTCGCCGCGCGTGCGAGGGAGTTCGGCTGTGAACTCGGCGCGGACTTCGACGAGTACACACTCTCCTGA
- a CDS encoding ATP-binding protein yields the protein MSPDADGSQDEARRGLTDRQYQEDTEATTVSANHERFQQRVDDVLSASTTDEVARTTVQLIVESFDLKRAALYERVGERLCLVTENTDTKTPFPEHLSIQHDTLRQLLHDGTVVSGTPPSAIPIDSEWCAAPTGEGGLIVGVEPKSDRELIINHNRLSRFATVVGTALHLVDDGVSRDQFTTTASDLSSEDILPAVIREVYPDYAFLYDADGTYQDVLLGQRDVSAITREELIGSTLTDVFPAQTASRIHDAIRTAVETDTRQTVEYPVDAVEGRRVFEGVVTPIVVDGTDQAVLIARDVTERSQRESKLRRVQRRSEWVLESTTAATWSIEFDGDGISFLQGATECLFPEAAPDVSSVIEYFDIIVHPDDRERVVDAYEAVRDRRQEEVHITYRTHPEHGDVRWLAVDGFVRETDTHHELVGHSADVTIEKQQEHQLETLHQFTHAITVADSVEGICRRTVEASRAAFGFSASLVSLVSEDRLVPQATTEDLSSEEFSEIPVNEGIAGRTYRTGESMIVNDTTVEERVYDDPPYRSLLSVPIGDHGNLQAAAERPGAFDATDRELAETLAQYTENALDLLESRKDLKYQNNRLEKFASVVSHDLRNPLNVASGRIELAQRECGSDHLAAAEEAINRSQQLIDDLLTLTNSESDHSESTVFLETIAKQVWTTIDGPEAILDIQTGVNVTATESRLRQLIANLFGNAVKHGGPAVTVTVETVRSDDKPVGFAVTDDGSGLQTDEYDHVFDHGYTTADSGTGLGLAIVSDVASEHGWEVSMMESAAGGVRVEVTGVETRYDETK from the coding sequence ATGAGTCCCGACGCAGACGGCTCCCAAGACGAAGCACGACGAGGATTGACGGACAGACAATATCAGGAGGATACAGAGGCAACAACCGTATCGGCTAACCACGAGCGGTTTCAACAACGTGTCGACGATGTTCTAAGTGCCTCAACGACCGATGAGGTAGCCAGGACCACGGTCCAACTCATCGTCGAATCGTTCGACCTCAAGCGGGCTGCATTGTACGAGCGTGTCGGCGAGCGACTATGTTTAGTCACCGAAAATACAGATACAAAAACGCCCTTCCCTGAGCACCTCTCGATCCAGCACGACACACTCCGTCAACTTCTCCACGATGGTACCGTTGTGAGCGGTACTCCACCGAGTGCGATACCAATAGACAGTGAATGGTGTGCGGCACCGACGGGTGAAGGCGGACTGATCGTCGGTGTAGAACCTAAATCAGATCGAGAGCTAATCATAAATCACAATCGGCTGTCTCGGTTCGCGACAGTAGTTGGGACAGCACTCCATCTTGTAGACGATGGGGTAAGTCGTGACCAATTCACCACGACCGCCTCAGATTTGTCCAGTGAAGATATCTTACCAGCCGTTATTCGAGAGGTTTACCCTGACTACGCCTTCCTCTACGATGCCGACGGGACCTATCAAGACGTGCTCTTGGGTCAACGTGACGTATCTGCCATTACTCGTGAGGAACTCATTGGGTCGACGCTCACAGACGTATTCCCGGCGCAGACAGCAAGTCGGATTCACGATGCAATCCGGACCGCAGTCGAGACTGACACACGACAGACCGTCGAGTACCCAGTCGATGCAGTCGAAGGCCGCCGCGTGTTCGAGGGCGTTGTGACTCCTATCGTCGTCGATGGGACCGATCAGGCCGTCTTGATCGCGCGTGATGTGACCGAACGGTCACAGCGGGAATCCAAACTCAGGCGCGTACAGAGGCGGTCTGAGTGGGTCCTGGAGTCGACGACCGCAGCAACCTGGAGTATCGAGTTTGACGGGGATGGAATCTCATTTCTCCAAGGAGCCACCGAATGTCTGTTTCCGGAAGCGGCCCCAGATGTCTCCTCCGTAATCGAGTACTTTGATATCATCGTCCATCCAGACGACAGAGAACGAGTCGTCGACGCCTACGAGGCGGTTCGAGATCGACGTCAAGAAGAAGTCCACATCACCTATCGGACACACCCCGAACACGGTGACGTGCGGTGGCTCGCCGTAGACGGATTTGTCAGAGAAACTGACACTCACCACGAACTCGTTGGGCATTCCGCCGATGTAACTATCGAGAAACAGCAAGAACACCAACTCGAGACGCTCCACCAGTTCACACATGCGATCACGGTCGCCGATTCCGTCGAGGGGATTTGTCGGCGAACCGTTGAGGCGAGTAGAGCTGCTTTTGGATTCTCTGCGTCCCTCGTCAGCCTCGTTTCTGAAGATAGGCTGGTGCCCCAAGCGACTACAGAAGACCTCTCGTCAGAGGAGTTCTCCGAAATACCCGTCAACGAAGGAATCGCTGGACGGACGTACAGGACCGGCGAGTCAATGATCGTCAACGACACAACCGTGGAGGAGAGAGTATATGATGATCCACCATATCGGTCACTACTCAGCGTTCCGATTGGTGACCACGGGAACTTGCAGGCCGCCGCAGAACGGCCGGGTGCGTTCGACGCCACCGATCGCGAACTTGCCGAGACACTGGCACAGTACACCGAGAATGCGCTGGACCTTTTAGAATCAAGAAAGGACCTTAAATACCAGAATAACCGGTTGGAAAAATTCGCGTCTGTCGTATCACACGACCTCCGAAATCCACTGAACGTTGCGTCCGGCCGGATCGAACTCGCTCAACGCGAGTGTGGGAGTGATCACCTCGCGGCGGCAGAAGAGGCTATCAACCGGAGTCAGCAGTTAATCGACGATCTCCTCACATTGACCAATTCGGAATCCGACCATTCTGAGAGCACTGTGTTCCTCGAAACTATCGCCAAGCAGGTGTGGACGACCATCGATGGACCCGAGGCAATACTCGATATCCAGACTGGAGTCAATGTGACCGCCACAGAGTCACGACTCCGTCAACTGATAGCGAACTTGTTCGGGAACGCCGTCAAACATGGTGGTCCGGCAGTCACAGTGACGGTCGAGACAGTCCGTTCGGACGACAAGCCTGTCGGATTCGCGGTCACAGACGACGGCTCGGGTCTGCAGACTGACGAATACGACCACGTGTTCGATCACGGATATACGACAGCTGACTCTGGGACGGGCCTCGGCCTCGCAATCGTCTCTGACGTGGCCAGCGAGCACGGGTGGGAAGTATCGATGATGGAGAGCGCTGCTGGCGGTGTCCGTGTCGAAGTGACTGGTGTCGAGACGAGATATGACGAAACAAAATAA
- a CDS encoding helix-turn-helix transcriptional regulator codes for MDALAEVEFLARSKNRVALLRLLATGRYDRGELATEVDVSQATLGRILEDFEERSWIRHEGDGYVATATGRLVATGIGELLDTLAAEQTLRGVVRYLPTHAMDFDLRRLADAAITTPSRSRPSAPLQTALDLADTATDLRAFSHTFNEQSLATVHDRVTSGEQTFAGVFSRQAYTALADDEEVWQRTLALIDAPNAELRVREEGIPLAVTLSDDRVNLLLRDEEGLLQAALETTDAAVLAWAGETFDHYWRTATEVDRETASRLETTGQSPRE; via the coding sequence ATGGACGCGCTCGCGGAGGTGGAGTTCCTCGCCCGCTCCAAGAACCGGGTGGCGTTGTTGCGCCTGCTGGCGACCGGGCGGTACGACCGCGGCGAGTTGGCGACCGAGGTCGACGTGTCACAGGCCACGCTCGGCCGCATCCTCGAGGACTTCGAGGAGCGGTCGTGGATCCGCCACGAGGGAGACGGCTACGTGGCGACCGCCACCGGGCGACTCGTCGCGACGGGGATCGGAGAGCTACTGGACACGCTCGCCGCCGAACAGACGCTGCGAGGAGTGGTGCGGTACCTGCCGACACACGCGATGGACTTCGACCTCCGGCGACTCGCCGACGCGGCGATCACGACCCCTTCTCGGTCGCGGCCGAGTGCACCGCTGCAGACCGCGCTCGATCTGGCCGACACCGCGACCGACCTCCGGGCGTTCTCGCACACGTTCAACGAGCAGAGTCTCGCGACGGTCCACGACCGCGTGACGAGCGGCGAGCAGACGTTCGCGGGCGTGTTCTCGCGACAGGCGTACACCGCCTTGGCCGACGACGAGGAGGTGTGGCAGCGGACGCTGGCGTTGATCGACGCGCCCAACGCGGAACTGCGTGTGCGTGAAGAGGGCATTCCACTGGCGGTCACGCTGTCGGACGACCGCGTGAACCTCCTGTTGCGCGACGAGGAGGGGCTGTTGCAGGCTGCACTGGAGACGACGGACGCGGCGGTGCTCGCGTGGGCCGGCGAGACGTTCGACCACTATTGGCGGACGGCGACCGAAGTCGACCGCGAGACGGCGAGCAGACTGGAGACAACAGGTCAGTCTCCACGGGAGTGA
- a CDS encoding VOC family protein codes for MTGDDEISSDAETVAPVSTADAARLDDGLGGLHHGFVLVSDLPRAVEFYATVVGAEPLRPDDPDETVATATFYWLAVGDDTFVNLAVDPERAPLAEEVEMLALGTTTEHARTVERRLEARDWPYDTGVNTLRFDDPDGNEVELTWWDGPR; via the coding sequence GTGACAGGTGACGACGAGATCTCGTCCGACGCCGAGACAGTCGCGCCGGTGTCAACTGCAGACGCGGCGCGTCTTGACGACGGACTCGGTGGACTCCACCACGGGTTCGTGTTGGTGAGCGACCTCCCGCGAGCCGTCGAGTTCTACGCGACGGTGGTCGGTGCGGAGCCGCTTCGGCCCGACGACCCCGACGAGACCGTCGCGACGGCGACCTTCTACTGGCTGGCCGTCGGCGACGACACGTTCGTCAACCTCGCCGTCGACCCGGAGCGAGCGCCACTCGCGGAGGAGGTCGAGATGCTCGCACTGGGGACGACCACGGAACACGCTCGGACTGTCGAGCGCCGTCTGGAGGCCAGAGATTGGCCGTACGACACCGGGGTGAACACACTCCGCTTCGACGACCCGGACGGCAACGAAGTGGAACTGACGTGGTGGGACGGACCGCGGTGA
- a CDS encoding DMT family transporter, with protein sequence MSRRRHAGAFLLTALLFGGTFVAVKAGLAYLPPLTFLAIRFDVGAVVLAGYAATRLSWSDLRPRTAGDVVAVLATGGLVVGLTNALLFVGQESTSSGVAAIVFSLNPILTVAAAAVLLPGRRPTRLGLLGTALGLVGVILVAGPTALLTGEAAGVPLLVGGAASIALGSVVIRWAEPTLSTTARTVWGVPLAALLSHGLAVAAGESLASVTLPPTALVAVAYVGVGSGAVAYLAYFALVDGVGPRRANLVFYAVPVVSTVGGWALLGERIGATALAGFAVVAAGFALLVAESVDRRRLQRLVYWHREGERAETRAEPRRAD encoded by the coding sequence GTGTCGCGACGACGACACGCCGGGGCGTTCCTCCTCACCGCACTGTTGTTCGGTGGGACGTTCGTCGCGGTGAAGGCCGGATTGGCGTACCTCCCGCCGCTGACGTTCCTCGCGATCAGGTTCGACGTCGGAGCGGTCGTCCTCGCCGGCTACGCGGCGACACGGCTGTCCTGGAGTGACCTCAGACCCCGAACCGCGGGCGACGTGGTGGCCGTCCTCGCGACGGGCGGCCTCGTCGTCGGCCTGACGAACGCGCTCCTGTTCGTCGGCCAGGAGTCGACGAGCAGCGGCGTGGCGGCCATCGTCTTCAGCCTGAACCCAATCCTGACCGTCGCCGCGGCCGCGGTGTTGCTGCCGGGGCGGCGGCCGACCAGACTCGGTCTCCTCGGCACCGCGCTCGGACTCGTGGGTGTGATCCTCGTCGCCGGGCCGACCGCACTGCTGACGGGTGAGGCGGCGGGTGTCCCGCTGTTGGTGGGTGGCGCGGCGAGTATCGCCCTCGGGAGTGTGGTGATCCGGTGGGCCGAGCCGACGCTGTCGACCACCGCACGGACCGTCTGGGGCGTCCCGCTGGCGGCACTGCTGTCGCACGGGCTGGCGGTCGCCGCGGGGGAGTCGCTCGCGTCCGTGACGCTGCCGCCGACGGCACTCGTCGCCGTCGCCTACGTCGGCGTCGGCTCCGGTGCGGTCGCGTACCTCGCGTACTTCGCGCTGGTGGACGGCGTGGGGCCGCGGCGTGCGAACCTCGTCTTCTACGCCGTGCCGGTCGTCTCGACCGTCGGCGGGTGGGCACTGCTCGGCGAACGGATCGGCGCGACCGCACTGGCGGGGTTCGCCGTCGTCGCCGCCGGCTTCGCGCTGCTCGTCGCCGAGTCCGTCGACCGGCGGCGACTCCAGCGGCTCGTCTACTGGCATCGAGAGGGTGAGCGTGCAGAGACGCGCGCCGAACCGCGGCGGGCGGACTGA
- a CDS encoding ABC transporter substrate-binding protein — protein MTRRRVLGAAGAVVGTGLAGCSGTGAESTRTDAGGGAAGATGSPTATAGESEDGSDGAAESSTSGTSYEACIEPVGCVEFASVPETWVAYNGGWADMAFALGQADGFRAVGNAVPRFFYEPFDLDLPAAADTPELFSGGWDEEVFYELDPDVILMDPEFMHGTGWDGSWDESDTRELQRNVAPFFGNNCRRRREFHDYELYTLYEAFERLADAFQQRERYEAFAAVHEEVQSTIQSRLPPASERPSIGLLNGGSSPQKGQFFPLDPTAPGYETKPYRDLGVGNAFPASATGAAIDYERLLAVDPEILVIHWGIGRTGDGDGFSRAAFREQYVEPMEDHPVGSQLTAVENRRVYPGAYGEQGPITNLLQTEMTAQQLFPEAFGKFDAEAFPAVASERRLFDRGRVREIVRGEI, from the coding sequence GTGACGCGCCGACGAGTCCTCGGTGCCGCGGGCGCGGTCGTCGGGACCGGGCTGGCCGGCTGTTCCGGCACCGGCGCCGAGTCGACACGAACCGACGCCGGTGGCGGCGCCGCCGGTGCGACGGGGTCACCGACTGCCACCGCGGGCGAGAGCGAAGACGGGTCCGACGGCGCGGCCGAGTCGTCGACGAGCGGGACCAGCTACGAGGCGTGTATCGAGCCGGTCGGGTGTGTCGAGTTCGCGTCCGTCCCCGAGACGTGGGTCGCGTACAACGGCGGCTGGGCAGACATGGCGTTCGCGCTCGGCCAGGCAGACGGGTTCCGAGCCGTCGGCAACGCCGTCCCGCGGTTCTTCTACGAGCCGTTCGACCTGGACCTGCCCGCCGCGGCCGACACCCCCGAGTTGTTCTCGGGTGGGTGGGACGAGGAGGTGTTCTACGAACTCGACCCGGACGTGATCCTGATGGACCCCGAGTTCATGCACGGCACCGGCTGGGACGGCTCGTGGGACGAGTCCGACACGCGAGAACTCCAGCGGAACGTCGCGCCGTTCTTCGGGAACAACTGCCGTCGCCGCCGCGAGTTCCACGACTACGAACTGTACACGCTGTACGAGGCGTTCGAGCGGCTGGCGGACGCGTTTCAGCAGCGAGAGCGGTACGAGGCGTTCGCGGCGGTCCACGAGGAGGTGCAGTCGACGATCCAGTCCCGACTCCCGCCCGCCTCCGAGCGGCCGTCCATCGGACTGCTCAACGGCGGCTCGAGCCCCCAGAAGGGACAGTTCTTCCCGCTGGACCCGACGGCGCCGGGGTACGAGACGAAGCCGTACCGCGACCTCGGGGTCGGCAACGCGTTCCCGGCTTCCGCGACCGGTGCCGCGATCGACTACGAGCGGCTGCTCGCCGTCGACCCGGAGATCCTGGTGATCCACTGGGGGATCGGCCGGACGGGCGACGGCGACGGGTTCTCGCGGGCGGCGTTCCGCGAGCAGTACGTCGAACCGATGGAGGACCACCCGGTCGGGAGTCAGTTGACCGCCGTCGAGAACCGTCGTGTCTACCCGGGTGCCTACGGCGAACAGGGACCCATCACGAACCTGCTCCAGACGGAGATGACGGCCCAGCAACTGTTCCCGGAGGCGTTCGGAAAGTTCGACGCCGAGGCGTTTCCCGCGGTGGCGAGCGAGCGACGACTGTTCGACCGTGGCCGGGTCCGCGAGATCGTCCGAGGTGAGATCTGA